The following is a genomic window from Planctomycetia bacterium.
CAGAATGCGTCGCAAACCGGAGGGGCACGCCGACTGGAATGCCCGGTTACTCGGCCGATGAGCCGGTGGCGCGCTGTCGCAGTTCGGCCGCTGACTGAAGCAAAGCACCTTTATCAATGGGTTGTCGAGGATTCATTACAAAGACATCGAGTTCGCGATCGTCGTGAATCGTGAAAGGTACGAGGGCTTCGGAGATGATGTCGATGCCGGGGGTTTGGTACCAGGGGGCACGCAGTCGCTTGTTGGTTTTCAAGGTTTCGTAGCCCTCTTTACGGAGGATGATGTCGTAGTCGCCGTACCACGTGAAAGGCACTTTGACGGGGGATTTGCCGACTTCCTGGTCGTTGAGGATGACGGTGGCCCCCTGCGGCTCGGTGTTGATGGAGATGGTACGCTCGACGCAGCCGGGCAGGGCGGCGAGAGTCGCGGCGATTGCGATGCCGCGCAGTCTGCCGCGGACAGAGCGGCGCCGAGATTCAGTCGAAAATGAAATGCGCATCATCCAGACGCTCCCGGGGGCGATGAGCCGAGCAACAGTTTATCGTTGTGAGTCTTGGGGGCAATGGGGGCGGGAAGACGGCGGGCGCCGGCTGCGGCATGCGATTACCGGCATCGCATGCTCAGTGTCAGCGGTATTAATCGTAGATTTTCTGGATCGTGGAGTGGGGGTAGTAGGTCGCGAGGATTTGCCGGTAGCCCATTCCCTGGCGGGCTTTGGTTTCCATGCCGTACTGGCAGAGGCCCATGCCGTGGCCGAAACCCTTGCCATCGGTGAATCGGAAGCCGTCCTTGGTTTTCTCGATTTTGAAGTTGGTCGATTTGAGAAGTCGGCCGCCGATGGAAAGGCGGAAATCCTCGGCGATGAGTGTTTCCTGATCTCCGCCCGATCCGACCAGGTCGATGGTGATGTGTCGGCCGGCGTCGTTCATCTTGTGGGATTTTACATCGACGATCATGCCGAGTCGTTTGAGGGTGGGGTATCGTGCGACGATCTTGCGGGTGAGCTCTGCGCGGCTGATCGTGACGGGATCCCAGCGATAGCGCGGGGCGACGAAGCAGTCGCGACAGACGACGCCGCCGGCCAGTGGGGGGACGTTTGGGTCTCTGGGCTTCACGTTGTTCACGTGTTGTGAAAGGCCGCCACAGCAGGATGAGTAGTAGGTGCAGAAGATGTCCTGTTTTCCGGCGTTGTCATATGAACAGACCTCGCCGCGCGTTTCGTCCACGGCGCGCGCGGACGTGGCGTCCTCCACCGAGACGCCGCTATAGACCTGGCTGCCTTCGTCATCGTAGACATCAAAGGTGGAACCTGCGGGCTTGAATCGCTTGGTGTAGAGGGCGTAGGTTCTGGCGGCGACGCACTGGGCCTTGAAGGACTCGATGTGGAAGTATCGCGGCAATTCGCCGCGCAGCACGCCGCGGAGATACGACTCGATATCCACATGGTTGGTAAATGTGAGGCCGGCGCCGGACCGCTGAACGCGGAGCGCACCGCGGTAGGTTTTATCGTCGATGACGAGGGCGGCGTCGCGCGAGGGGGTGATGAGGATGTCGTCGGAGGCAAAGCGGCGATCGCCCAGTTCGAGGCCGGTTCCCGCGGCGGGTCGAATCGTCGCGCCGTTGATGGGTTGCATGGCCTCGGCGACGGGATTGCCGGTCGAGGTTTCGATCACGGTAAACGGGGCGGTGACCGACATTTTTTTGGAGGGGTGGGGCTTTCGGCCAAAAAGGCGGACGCGGATGAGACGGTCCATGACGACCGGTTCGATCGGCTTTTCTTCCCGAGCGGGGCTGTGCCAGAACGGCGACTCGGTCAAACTCAGACAGCCGACGAAGAGCAGTGTGAACGAGGCGAGGAAGATGCCCAGGGTGGCTGCGGGGCCGGCGCCCTTAATCACGCGGGCAACTCGCCCAAATCTGCGTCGTGAACCGGAAGGAGGTAACAAGTGAGTGGCTCCTTATCGGGGGCGACTTGTTCCAGAAAAGCGACTCACTGAAGGCCGCGTGCTCGACCGGATGATAGGGTCGACTATTCGCGACGGCCGTGAACGGGGATCGGTCATTCATCAGGAATCGGGGCGGAAGCCGAGGCCCATTTCCGTAAGCCTATTGTGAAGCTCCTTGAGCGAGGTCTGGCCGAAGTTTCTGGACTCGAGAAGTTCCTGCTCGGACCGGGAAGCGAGTTCGCCGATGGTGTTGATCCCGAGGCGCTGGAGACATTTTCGCGAGCGCACGGAAAGCTCAAGGGTGTTGACGGAGCGGGAGAGCACTTCGGGGTTTGCATCGGGGAACATCGTTGGATCGGCGGCGGGCATTGCCGGGGCGGCGCCGGGTTTCTGGTCGGCGTTTTGGCCGAGGCTGAGGCCCTTTTGGGCGAGCATGGCCTTGATTTCTCGAAGAGAGGTCTCGCCGAAGTTCTTATACGAGAGAAGGTCGGCTTCGGAGGTGCGCAGCAGGTCTCCGAGGGTGTTGATGTTCATCTTTTTGAGGCAGTTTCGGCTGCGGACCGAGAGCTCGAAGTCGCTGACCGGAATATCCAGAACGGCATCGCGCTTTTCCTGAACCTTGAGCTGGTGCTCGTCAATGTACATGTTGCGCGAGGCGAGGACGTCCTTGTAATAGAGTTGTGCCCGGGCATTGTTGGGGTTGACGGCGAGGACGCGTCGCAGGCAGTCGGCGGCCTTGTCGTATTTGCATTCGTCTTCGAGGATCACGGCGAGATTAATGAGGGCATGGCTATAGACGAAGGGGAGCTCGCTGCAGCGGAAGTAGAGTTCTCTGGCGTTCTGATCGCTTCCATGCAAGTCGAGCAGGTAAGCGAGGCGGAACATCGCATGAGCGTGGTCGCAGTTGATGGCGAGAGCGGCTTCGTACGATTCGATGGCCCCGATGAGCTCGCCTTGTTCCTGACGGATGCGGCCCTTGAGATAATTCCAGTCGGCCGAAGCTGTGCCGTGCGACTTGTTGGCGTCGAGGATGGCGGTGGCGCCGGCTACGTCGCCGGCGAGGAGGAGGCACTCCGCACGGGCGCAATCGCACTCGAGCTTGTCCCATCCCTGGTTCGCGGCCGCGGTGAAGTGCTCCGCAGCCGTTGAAAAGCGGCGAAGGTCGCGATGGGCGACGCCGAGGTGGTAGCTGCGAAGGGCCGAGGGCTTGGCCTTCTCAAGCCAGTCCGCGGCGACGGCGGTATCTCCGACGAGCAGCAGGCAGAGGCCCGCCTTGAGGGCGTTGGCCGCGGAATTCTCTCCGCCGGCTTCTGCGGCGCGCAGGAGGCCACTGAGCATTCCGGCAAATCGATCGACATCGTCGGGCGAACCGAAGGCGGCCTCTTTGAGGGCCGTGTAGCCGGCGGCGTCGAGTTCCGGGAGTTTCAGTAGTGTGCCGAGGTCCATATTGGTTTCAATCATCGAGTGATTTCTCTCCAAGGGCTGATTCTTGACATGAAAAGCGCGGACGGTGACTGCATGAGTGTCGCGCGCGGGTTTCGGGTGTCCGAGGTCGTTTCGTTGCAAATGCCCATACAAGCCGAACCGTGCATTTTAACTAAGATCGACCGCCCTGCAAGCAGCGGTCGATGGGCCTCCCGGAGCCTGCGGGGATCATTCCGCAAGGCTCGCTAATCTGAGGGGGCTTTTTGTCATGCCGAAATGCGAAGTTCCGACGCGAATGGTATGTGATCGGTGATGGCCCGTGCGCGTATCCTACACACGAATATGAGCTTGCGATCCTGATGGCTTCGGCAACAATATCGGCCGCATTTCTCGTTGTTCAGAATCGGTGAAGATGTTATGATTCGGGCGCACGGAGGCTGGATAGGTTCCTATCCATAAGTAACTTCAGGGAAACGAGTTAGGTGTACGATTGTTCCAAATCGACCGATCCCCGGTCGCTCGGCCTATTTGTGCGAGAATCAGTCTAATGGACGAGCTTAGCGAGGTGGTTTGGGCCGACATCCTAGGCCACGTGCGGACTCATCATGCTGCGATTGCGAGGGGATGGTTCAGTCAGCTTTCTCCCGGCACCCTCCACGGCGGCGTCCTGAAAATCATCGCGGCGAACGCTGCGCAACTCAGCTATCTCATCGAACATTGTGTCCGGCCGTTTATCGAGGCCTCGCAGGCGGCGACCGGTAGGCTGGTTTCGGTCGAGTTTGAGGCGGGCAACGGGGAGACCCTGGAATCGGCCGGGCTGCTTCGGCCAGGGGCTCAGGATCAATACACTGCCGCCGGCGATCTGGGCCTGCGGCTTAGCGCGGACAACATTTTTGACAATTACGTGGTCGGCCCGTGCAACCGGATGGCACATGCGAGTTGTCTGTCCGTCAGCCAATCGCCGGGCACGACTTACAATCCGCTTTTTCTTCATGGGGCAGCCGGCCTCGGCAAGACTCACTTGATTCAGGCGATCTGTCACCGAGTTCTCGACCTTGCGCCGGGGACGCAGGTGGTCTATATGTCCTGTGAGACTTTCGTCAATCACTTTATAGACGCGGTTGAGCGGGGGGCTCTCAACAGTTTCCGCTATCGGTATCGCCACGCCGATGTGCTGATGATCGACGATATCCAGTTTCTTGCCGGTCGCGATCGGACGCAGGAAGAGTTTTTCCACACGTTTAACACGCTTTATCAACTTCAGAAGCAGATCGTGCTCTCGGCGGACTCTCCGCCTTCGGAGATTCCGCAGCTCGAAGAGCGGTTGGTCAGTCGGTTCAAGTGGGGGCTGGTTGCCCGGATTGATCCGCCGTGCATGGAGACGCGTGAGGCGATCATTCGCAAGAAGATGCGGATGCGGGGGGTGGACCTTCCGGACGATGTTGTGGCCCACCTGGCGTCGTCGATCAAGACAAACCCGCGGGAGATCGAGGGCGCATTGATCAATCTTCAGAGTCGAGCGCTCACGGAATCACGGGTGATCGACCTTGAGCTTTCGCGTGCCGTACTGGGCGACGACGACGAACGGCGTCCCCGGCGGGTTCGCATACAGGACATCATGGCCCTGGTGACTGAGCGATTCGATGTGAAATTGTCGGACCTACAGGGGCGGCGTCGGAGCCGGTCAATCGCGCTGCCGCGACAGGTTTGCATGTACCTTGGTCGGCGGCTGACGAATCACAGCCTTGAGGAGATTGGTGGGTTCTTTGGTGGGAGGGATCACACCACGGTCCTGCACGCCAACAAGTTGATCACGCGGCGCTGCGAGGAGGAGCCTGAATTCAACAGGCGGATCAGCGAGGTTGAGGAGACGCTGCTTAAGGGCGGGTTCTCCGAGCAACCTTCCGCGAGCCGATCTGTGACAACGCGTGGATAAGCTGCTCTCACCGACCGCGTTGCGGCGGAAGGCTCTTCAAATCGGGCGGAGGGTGTTTCCAAGTGGCGCAAAGTCTGGCGGATTGACAGGGCATTAAACAGCTTGTGCAGATAGACGATTGGGGTGATCGGCTGTATCATCCGTGTTCATCAAAGCCTAAGTAGCGAGACGGCGGATGCGCTCGTTTTTGACAGGGAATACGGTTGATTACTGCGGTATACATTTATTGTTTCTAAGTAAGTAATAGAACCGTCGCGATTCGATCGGACGGTTCGCCGGAAGCAAGCCATGAAGTGTATTTGTGATCGCGTTGCACTGCTTGAAGCACTGTCCGCGACCTCCTCGGTCGCCGCGGCACGAACGCCGAAGCCGATTCTCCAGTGTGTCCGCCTGACCGCCGCGAAGGATGCCCTGACGGTCACGGCTTACGATCAGGAGGTCGGCCTTCGACAACACGTTCGGCAGATCGATGTCACCAAGACCGGTGAGTCGCTTGTCAATTGCGAGCGCCTGCTGGCTATCGTGCGCGAGTCGGCCGATGAGACGCTGGCCTTTGAGACCAAGGACGACATTCTTCATATTCGCGGCGCGGACAGTCATTTTCAGGTGATCGGGCAGAATGCACGCGAGTTTCCGCCGGTACCGGACATGGAGGGGGACGCGGATTTCAGCGTGAAGGTCGGCGTGCTGCGCGAGGCGGTCGGCCAGACGCTCTTCGCCGCGGCGCGGGAGAACACGCGCTACGCGATCAACGGCGTTCTCTGGCAGAAGAAGGGCAAGACCCTGCAACTGATCGCCACCGACGGGCGGCGCCTGGCGATGTCGAGCGTCTCGCTGGAGAAGTCCGTCGGCGAAGAGGTCAGTGCGATTGTGCCGGCCAAGGCGCTGAATCTCCTCTCGAAGCTGCATTTTGCGGCTGACGAGGTTATCCAGGTCAAGCTTTCGACGAATCAGATCATTCTCCGCAGCGATCGGGCGACGATCAGCAGCGTGCTGGTTGAGGGTCACTTCCCGAAATACGAGGACGTGGTTCCCCGCGATAACGACAAGAAAATCTCGCTTAAGACCGATGAATTCATGAGTGCCGTGAAGCGGGCTTCCCTGCTTTCGGGGGTTGAATCGAAGGGAATCCGCATCCATGTGAGCAGCGAGGGGCTGGTGCTTTCCGGCCGGGCCCAGGAACAGGGCGAGGCGACGGTGAAGCTCTCGGGGATTGAGTATGGCGGCCCGGCTCTGGATATCGGGTTCAATCCTGAGTTCCTTGTGGATGCGTTGAAAGTCTGTGGAGAAACCGTGAGTTTTGAGTTGAAGGAGCCTTCGCGGCCCGGCGTGATCCGCAGCGGTCCGGTGTTTTTGTATGTGGTGATGCCAGTCAACCTGTCGTAATCAACATCTGGGCAGGGTGAGTTGGCCCTGGGTTTTGCCGCGGCATCCTGCGGCTTTCTTAGAAACACTCGGAAGTAACTATCCAACGCAAGGGCTCGAGCAGATTGCGCGTCCCTCTCGCGCCATTGTGCACCAGGGTTTAGGCTGGCTGTCGAGGGAGAACTTTGGCATGGAAGCCTGTTCGATGGATTTGCGAAAACGGGTGCTGGCGGCGTGCGATGCCGGGCATGGGACCACGCAGGCGGCGAAGTCGTTCGAGGTGTCGCCGGCGTGGGTTCGGCGGCTGATGGGGACTTGGTCGGAAATGCGAATTCGGACTTTGGGTATGCCACTTGGTTTCGCTTCGTGGGCCTGGGGGGAGGGAATTGCAAGGTGACATAAGGTGACACACGCGTTTTTTTTCGTTTGCAACTCTTGTGGCGGGCATGTGTTGGGGCGGTTCGGGTTTTGGGTGGTTTTTGGGTGGAAACGTCGAAAAGTCGAAACGTCGAAATGGAGGAGAGCCGGGACTTGAGGCGCGGAGGGGCCGAGGTGGATGCAAGGTGTCGAGGGTGAAGGCAGGATCGCCGGCACGCGCGCAAGTGCTGTAATGTTGAAGGCGATGCATAAACGTCGAAACGTCGAAATCAATCCAATTCGCGGCGATCATCCTCTGC
Proteins encoded in this region:
- the dnaA gene encoding chromosomal replication initiator protein DnaA — encoded protein: MDELSEVVWADILGHVRTHHAAIARGWFSQLSPGTLHGGVLKIIAANAAQLSYLIEHCVRPFIEASQAATGRLVSVEFEAGNGETLESAGLLRPGAQDQYTAAGDLGLRLSADNIFDNYVVGPCNRMAHASCLSVSQSPGTTYNPLFLHGAAGLGKTHLIQAICHRVLDLAPGTQVVYMSCETFVNHFIDAVERGALNSFRYRYRHADVLMIDDIQFLAGRDRTQEEFFHTFNTLYQLQKQIVLSADSPPSEIPQLEERLVSRFKWGLVARIDPPCMETREAIIRKKMRMRGVDLPDDVVAHLASSIKTNPREIEGALINLQSRALTESRVIDLELSRAVLGDDDERRPRRVRIQDIMALVTERFDVKLSDLQGRRRSRSIALPRQVCMYLGRRLTNHSLEEIGGFFGGRDHTTVLHANKLITRRCEEEPEFNRRISEVEETLLKGGFSEQPSASRSVTTRG
- a CDS encoding PEGA domain-containing protein encodes the protein MMRISFSTESRRRSVRGRLRGIAIAATLAALPGCVERTISINTEPQGATVILNDQEVGKSPVKVPFTWYGDYDIILRKEGYETLKTNKRLRAPWYQTPGIDIISEALVPFTIHDDRELDVFVMNPRQPIDKGALLQSAAELRQRATGSSAE
- a CDS encoding tetratricopeptide repeat protein, whose amino-acid sequence is MIETNMDLGTLLKLPELDAAGYTALKEAAFGSPDDVDRFAGMLSGLLRAAEAGGENSAANALKAGLCLLLVGDTAVAADWLEKAKPSALRSYHLGVAHRDLRRFSTAAEHFTAAANQGWDKLECDCARAECLLLAGDVAGATAILDANKSHGTASADWNYLKGRIRQEQGELIGAIESYEAALAINCDHAHAMFRLAYLLDLHGSDQNARELYFRCSELPFVYSHALINLAVILEDECKYDKAADCLRRVLAVNPNNARAQLYYKDVLASRNMYIDEHQLKVQEKRDAVLDIPVSDFELSVRSRNCLKKMNINTLGDLLRTSEADLLSYKNFGETSLREIKAMLAQKGLSLGQNADQKPGAAPAMPAADPTMFPDANPEVLSRSVNTLELSVRSRKCLQRLGINTIGELASRSEQELLESRNFGQTSLKELHNRLTEMGLGFRPDS
- the dnaN gene encoding DNA polymerase III subunit beta — encoded protein: MKCICDRVALLEALSATSSVAAARTPKPILQCVRLTAAKDALTVTAYDQEVGLRQHVRQIDVTKTGESLVNCERLLAIVRESADETLAFETKDDILHIRGADSHFQVIGQNAREFPPVPDMEGDADFSVKVGVLREAVGQTLFAAARENTRYAINGVLWQKKGKTLQLIATDGRRLAMSSVSLEKSVGEEVSAIVPAKALNLLSKLHFAADEVIQVKLSTNQIILRSDRATISSVLVEGHFPKYEDVVPRDNDKKISLKTDEFMSAVKRASLLSGVESKGIRIHVSSEGLVLSGRAQEQGEATVKLSGIEYGGPALDIGFNPEFLVDALKVCGETVSFELKEPSRPGVIRSGPVFLYVVMPVNLS
- a CDS encoding SpoIID/LytB domain-containing protein yields the protein MIKGAGPAATLGIFLASFTLLFVGCLSLTESPFWHSPAREEKPIEPVVMDRLIRVRLFGRKPHPSKKMSVTAPFTVIETSTGNPVAEAMQPINGATIRPAAGTGLELGDRRFASDDILITPSRDAALVIDDKTYRGALRVQRSGAGLTFTNHVDIESYLRGVLRGELPRYFHIESFKAQCVAARTYALYTKRFKPAGSTFDVYDDEGSQVYSGVSVEDATSARAVDETRGEVCSYDNAGKQDIFCTYYSSCCGGLSQHVNNVKPRDPNVPPLAGGVVCRDCFVAPRYRWDPVTISRAELTRKIVARYPTLKRLGMIVDVKSHKMNDAGRHITIDLVGSGGDQETLIAEDFRLSIGGRLLKSTNFKIEKTKDGFRFTDGKGFGHGMGLCQYGMETKARQGMGYRQILATYYPHSTIQKIYD